GAACCCCGAGCGCCTCGCTCATTCTCACCAGGTCGGCCAGCGACTTCGCGCCCATCTTCCGCATGATCTGGCCGCGATAGATCTTGACGGTGATTTCGGCCAATCCGAGTTGGGCGGCCACTTGCTTGTTCATCAGGCCGGATGTCACCAGTGACAATACGTCTCGCTCCCGTGGAGACAGTGACTCGAAGCGTGATCTGACTGTCGAGACCGTCCTGTTGAGGTCGCGGCGCTTGCGGTCCCGCTCGATCGCGGCCCGGACTGCGTCCAGGATGTCCTGGTCGCGAACCGGCTTGGTCAGGAAGTCGATCGCACCGCTCTTCATGGCCCGAACGGTCATGGGGATATCACCATGACCGGTAATGAAGATGATGGGTGTGTGGATATTCGCCTTGGCAAGATCGCTCTGCAGGTCAAGGCCACTTGCTCCGGGCAGGCGGATGTCGAGCACCAGGCAACTGGGCACTTCCGGCGGCTTGGCCTGGAGGAGTTGCGTTGCAGAGCCGAATGCTTCGACCTTGAGGCCGACCGACTCGAACAGATTGGTGAGCGCACGGCGCATGGATGCGTCGTCGTCGACGATGAAGACGATTGGCTCATCGCCGCCTTCCTGCGCTGGCGAAGGTCCCGCGCGTTCGGTCACGATGCTGCCTCTCGATGGACCGGCAGGGTGACCTGGAAAGTTGCCCCGCACCCCTGGTTCGGAACGGCGGCAAGTCGTCCGCCATGGGCCTCGACAATGGAGCGACAGATCGACAGCCCCATGCCCATGCCGGAGGACTTCGTGGTGAAGAACGGCATGAACAGGCGATCGGTCGCCTGTTCGCAGATGCCGACGCCGCAATCGGTGACGCTCATCAGCACCGCGTCGTCGCCGTCCGTTGCAGAGCGGATCGCCAGCTCGCGCAGGCGATCCTGGACGCCTTCCATGGCCTCGATCCCATTCATGATCAGGTTGATCAGGACCTGTTGCAATTGGATTCGATCGCCAAAGATCCTGGGCAGTGCCGACGACAGCTCCATTCGCACCGACACGGCGTGGCTGGCCATTTCCCGCTGAACCAGCGTGACGGCCTCGCGCACGACCGCGTTGGCGTCGAGCGGAACCATCTCGATGTCGGTCCGCTTGGCGAGCGCCCGAACGTGATGGATCACGTCGCTGGCACGCTTGCCGTCCTCGATGATCCACTCCACGGAGCGGCGGGCCGCCTTGAGATCTGGCGGACTGCGCTGCAGCCAGGAGACACAGGCGTCCGCGTTTGCGATCACGGCGGCGAGCGGCTGGTTGATCTCGTGCGCAATTGAAGCTGTCAGTTCGCCCAGTGTCGTGACGCGCGTTACATGGGCGAGCTCGGCCTGCGCCTTGCGCAGCGCATCTTCGGCCTGATCGGCCCGGATGGCCGCAGTTACGTCGGTGCAGACGCCACGATAACCCAGAAAAGCGCCCTCTGCGTCGAAGAACGGCTTGCCGCTGGTCCGGACATAGATCGGCTGCCCGTTGCGGTCTCTGCTGCGATACACCAAGTCGCGGAACGGGACGTGGGCATCAAGCGCCTCCCGATGTAGCCGCCATTTTTCGGGTTCGAGATCTGCATCGGGTGCAATGTCCCAACGCGTGAGCCCGATCAGGCCGGCGGGGGCCGTGATGGTATCGGAGTGTTCCGATATCTGGGTCACGCGATGGTCTGGCCCTGTCTCCCAGAACCAGTCAGATGCGGTTTCGGCGTAGTCGCGAAAGCGCTGCTCGCTCTCGCGAAGCCTTCGCTCCGCCTCTTTGGTCGCCGTGACGTCAGTTACCGATCCGACAAACTCCACGCGACCGTTGGAATCCCGCATCGCCCGGGCCACCGCCCGGACGTATTTGATGGAGCCATCGGGCATCAGGAGCCGGTATTCGTGATCGTAATCCTTGCATTCCCGCGCAGCCCGAGCCGTGGTCTGTTGCACCGCGAGCCGGTCGTCCGGATGGATCCGCTGGAGCATGAAGGGGATCCTTGGCCGGGTACCCTCGTCCAACTGGAAGATGCGATAGGTCTCCTTGGACCAGGTGATCTCTCCGGTTGCTGACCTCCAGCCGAAACTGCCGGTGTGGCTCAATTCCTGCGCCTGTGCGAGATAATCCTCGCTCTGCCGCAACGCATTCTCCGCTTCCTTGCGCTCGGTGATGTTCTCGCAGGCGACCAGCACGATTGGCCCGCCATCGGCCCGCAGCATCGTCTTGGCGTTCTCGCGCACCCATAGTACCGAGCCGTCCTTGCGAACCTTCCGGATTTCCCAGGTGTGCGACTGATCGACGGTGTCAAGGCACAGCGCGACGCAGGCGCGGACGAAGTCGCGATCTTCCTCGAAGAAGACATCCAGCACCGATCGGCCGATCAGCTCCGCGGCCGTATAGCCCAGTTGCGCGGCGCCGAACGTGTTCACGTTGATCACGGTTCCGGCCGGATCGACCATGAAGTACATGACGGGATTGTGCTCGAAGACTTGCTGCCACTGCTTGACCGATTCGAGCAAGCTGGCGTCGCCAGGCTCAAAGCGCTGCTTCGTGGTAACAGTCTGCCTGACGCAGCCGGCGAGGAATTGCGCGGCTGACTTTCCAAACGTCCCTGCACGGCCAGCCTTCATCGCAGATGCTTCTCCCGGCGCTCTCTGCGTGAACACAAGTAGAGCACGTTGCCGCCAGAGGAGCAATTCCGGCCAAAGTCGGATGGCGGTTACGATATTCGGATTGGAATTGGCTGCTTCCCGCCGTTCACCGCAGCGCATCACGCGCGCCGTGTCAGCCAACTTTTCGCGGTGGCCGTGCAGTCGATGCATCGTGCGCCGTCTCGTTGAACATGAGCGCGCGAGACCCCGGGCGACTACGGGACAAACCTAGGTATAGCTCCTCCAATCCTAGTCATGTCGGCCATTTACCTCCGTACAATTGAGCACCTCGTACCCGACAGACTAATGTCACGACCATCGGGAGTGTCGACCAGCCAATCGTAGCAATCGCAAGAGAACTGGTCCGAAGCGTACGGCCAAGGCGCCTCACCGACAGGCACACGACCAAGGGCGAGGCCGCCGTATTTCTCGACACGCAGCCGTCGCGGCAATTCGCGACCCGCGTGAGGTCGAAGGGAACGAACTGGCAAGAACGCAAGCAACAGAGTGAGACGACAATGTGCGATACATCGGAACTTCCTGAAGGTCGCCTATCCGGGTCCGAACGTTGCTCTTCAATCAGCGGCTGTGCGATGTGCGGCGGCAAATTCGGCCTGATCCGCTACTATTCCTGGCGCACGGCGCTCTGCTCAAAAAAGTGCGTTGATGGCTTCCGCACGCGCCGCGAACGCGACCGCCGGTGGTTGTTTCGGGCTCAGGTCGCGTGAGGCTGAATTGGACGGCTGACATCGTTCAGCGCTGATCCGGGAGCCCGTGCGTTGAAACGCTCATGCAAGCTCTTGTGCTGGATAATTCTCCTCGGCTCCATTGCGACGGTCCAGGCGCAGGAGACCAGACAGGGTGCCGTTCATCGCCAGCACCCACCCCAGGACCAGCGGCTGCACGAAAAGTTCTACTCGACCTGGCACATGCCGGATAATCCCAGCCTCAGTTGCTGCAACAGCGCTGACTGCTATCCGACCGACATCAAATACGTCGACGGCCAGATCTATGCACGTCGCAGGGAGGACGGGAGATACATTCTGATCCCGCCGCAAAAAGTGGAGCGAAACAGAGATAACCCGGACGGCCGAAACCATCTTTGCGCTCCACCGCCTGCACTGTCTCCGTTGGACAGCGTTTACTGCTTCGCTTTGGGAGGTGCCACATGAGATTCGCGTTCGTGCTGGTGAACGACCGGACTCCGTTTCGGCAGACCTGGTGCCTGCAGTGCTGCGAGCCGATCGAAGGCAGCTATCTCCGCGAGATCGCGACCCGTCTGCCTTACTGCGACTACCAGTGCTACGGCCTGTTCTGCGAGGCGCTCGCGAAAGAGCGCATCAGGGAGGCGTCGTGAAATTCGTGGTGGTCAATCACGAGCCTCCGTTGCACGCGGCGACGTGCGGCACATGCTCAAGGTCCATCCGGTCCGGCTATGTCCGGCATGTGCGGACCCAGCGTCGCTACTGTGACTATGATTGCTATCGGCGAGGCGAACTCGTGACGTTGTTGATGCAATGGTCGATGCCTGGACGCACGGGGCCGGCCGCTGGGAACGTCGGGTTCGCCGCCGGCAACATGATCGAGATGTTGGCGGTCCTGAGCGCCGTCACGTGCTGGAGCTGTACGGTACAGAGCTGGACGTTCGCAAGAGCCTTGACCGGCGCATACTTGGACGGCCGTGATCTGATCACGACGGAAGGAGGTGGTGACACCTAGCTGCGCGAGTGCACTCGCGTGGAAGCCGCAGCAACGTAACCTCGCAGTCGCCGCGTCCAGCCCCGGCGGCGTCGACTAGGGAGCGGGTGCTGCGGCCGCCACGGGTGCGGTTCCGCTGACTTCGTGCGTCACCACGCGCTGATCGCTCTTGCCGGCGATCATTCCGCTGTCCTCGAACCGCGCGCGATAGACCAGCACGTTCTCGATCACGCGCTGGACGTAGTTGCGCGTCTCCGACAGCGGGATGCGCTCGACCCAGTCGACCGGATCGACCTTGGGGTCTCTTGGATCGCCACGCGCCTGCACCCAATCGCGCACGCGGCCGCGGCCGGCATTGTAGCCGGCGAAGGTCATGATCTGGTTGCCGCGATATTCCGAGAAGAGCGCGCTGAGCTCGGCCGCGCCCATCTGCGTATTGTAGACGGGATCGGAGACCATCTTGTCCCAGTCGTAGGTCAGGCCGAAGCGCTTGGCGGTATCGCGGCCCGCTTCCGGCGTCACCTGCATCAGCCCGACCGCGTTGGCGTGCGACTTGTCGCGCTGGTCGAACGAGCTTTCGGTGCGCGCCACCGAATAGATCACGCTGGTCTCGATCGCGGGTGCGACCTGCTTGTGCTCGGGAATGCCGATGGTGGGGAAGGCGTAGTGGTCGAGCGCGAGCCCGCGCGCCAGGGCCAACTTGCCGACCTCCAGCATCACGCGTGCGTCGTTGCGCTGCCTGGCGAGCTCGCCGAGCGCTTCGAGCGCCGCGACGTCGGTGCTCTCCCTGGCGAAATCCTCGGCATAATAGAACACCATGTCGCGCTCGCCGATACCGTAGAGCATGTTGGCTGCGCGCACACGCTCGTCCGCCGATTGCGCGTCGGCGGCGGCCAGCACGGGCGAGGGCGGACGCAGCTCGATCCGGTCGAGGCCGAGCTTTGCGCGGGCGAGCTGGCCGTAATAGGCGGTCTGATAGCGCGCCGCCGCCCGATAGCTCATGCGTGCGTCCGCTGTTGCGCCCATCGCCTCGGCGGCGCGGCCGCGCCAATAATGGGCGCGCGACAGCGCGATCGGATTGGCCGAGCCCTCGTCGATCGCGGCGAAGTGCACCATCGCCGCCTTGGGATCGTCGAGATAGCGTAGCGCGATCCAGCCGCACATGAAGTGGTAGTCGATGCGATAGACTTCCTTTTCCGGCACCGCGGCCGTGCGCACCACGTCATAGGCGGTGCTGAACTTGCCCTGGTCGAGCAGCTTGCGCGCCAGCAGGCGGCGCTCGCGCCACCAGGCATCGGTATCCTGCGCGGCCATGGTGTCGGGCAGGGCGGCGAGGATCACCTCGGCCGCGTCGTCGATGCGGTCGTTCTGAAGGTGCCACTGGGCGCGGCACAGCACATAGCCGAGATCGCGCCGCGCCTCGGTCGAGACGTCCTCGAGATAGTCCTTGGCCTTGCTCGCCTTGCCGGTGACGGCGGCGCAGGCCTTCACGATCGCGAGCGCATCCTCGCCGAGACGTTTGGCCGCACGCCTTGCACCCGCATAGTCCTTGGCGCCGAGGCGCTTGTCCATGCGCGCGCGATGATCGTCAGACGACAGAAGATCTCCGAACGCCGCGTAGGAGTCTTCTTCGCTCCGCTCGGATAATTCGTCCGCGCGCCAGGCCTCGCGCACGAGACGCGCGGCCCTG
This genomic stretch from Bradyrhizobium sp. CCGB12 harbors:
- a CDS encoding lytic transglycosylase domain-containing protein produces the protein MNQCLRSLACVVAMAAMALLPAEVAAKSSHKPSAPKKTHEAKAGKERHAGASKARHGKHAEAKRKSKKAVDRPSDKPAPPPLTGDLAALKDAIDLARKGKTDEASAARDRITDPAGQKLADWFMLRHSESTANFKRYAAFLAANPDWPSSALLRRRAEARLWQEKSDAATVHKFTMDRPTSAKGKFALARVVLNEGETDRAARLVREAWRADELSERSEEDSYAAFGDLLSSDDHRARMDKRLGAKDYAGARRAAKRLGEDALAIVKACAAVTGKASKAKDYLEDVSTEARRDLGYVLCRAQWHLQNDRIDDAAEVILAALPDTMAAQDTDAWWRERRLLARKLLDQGKFSTAYDVVRTAAVPEKEVYRIDYHFMCGWIALRYLDDPKAAMVHFAAIDEGSANPIALSRAHYWRGRAAEAMGATADARMSYRAAARYQTAYYGQLARAKLGLDRIELRPPSPVLAAADAQSADERVRAANMLYGIGERDMVFYYAEDFARESTDVAALEALGELARQRNDARVMLEVGKLALARGLALDHYAFPTIGIPEHKQVAPAIETSVIYSVARTESSFDQRDKSHANAVGLMQVTPEAGRDTAKRFGLTYDWDKMVSDPVYNTQMGAAELSALFSEYRGNQIMTFAGYNAGRGRVRDWVQARGDPRDPKVDPVDWVERIPLSETRNYVQRVIENVLVYRARFEDSGMIAGKSDQRVVTHEVSGTAPVAAAAPAP
- a CDS encoding response regulator transcription factor; translation: MTERAGPSPAQEGGDEPIVFIVDDDASMRRALTNLFESVGLKVEAFGSATQLLQAKPPEVPSCLVLDIRLPGASGLDLQSDLAKANIHTPIIFITGHGDIPMTVRAMKSGAIDFLTKPVRDQDILDAVRAAIERDRKRRDLNRTVSTVRSRFESLSPRERDVLSLVTSGLMNKQVAAQLGLAEITVKIYRGQIMRKMGAKSLADLVRMSEALGVRPGKPDVQT
- a CDS encoding PAS domain S-box protein, encoding MKAGRAGTFGKSAAQFLAGCVRQTVTTKQRFEPGDASLLESVKQWQQVFEHNPVMYFMVDPAGTVINVNTFGAAQLGYTAAELIGRSVLDVFFEEDRDFVRACVALCLDTVDQSHTWEIRKVRKDGSVLWVRENAKTMLRADGGPIVLVACENITERKEAENALRQSEDYLAQAQELSHTGSFGWRSATGEITWSKETYRIFQLDEGTRPRIPFMLQRIHPDDRLAVQQTTARAARECKDYDHEYRLLMPDGSIKYVRAVARAMRDSNGRVEFVGSVTDVTATKEAERRLRESEQRFRDYAETASDWFWETGPDHRVTQISEHSDTITAPAGLIGLTRWDIAPDADLEPEKWRLHREALDAHVPFRDLVYRSRDRNGQPIYVRTSGKPFFDAEGAFLGYRGVCTDVTAAIRADQAEDALRKAQAELAHVTRVTTLGELTASIAHEINQPLAAVIANADACVSWLQRSPPDLKAARRSVEWIIEDGKRASDVIHHVRALAKRTDIEMVPLDANAVVREAVTLVQREMASHAVSVRMELSSALPRIFGDRIQLQQVLINLIMNGIEAMEGVQDRLRELAIRSATDGDDAVLMSVTDCGVGICEQATDRLFMPFFTTKSSGMGMGLSICRSIVEAHGGRLAAVPNQGCGATFQVTLPVHREAAS